One window of the Streptococcus parasanguinis ATCC 15912 genome contains the following:
- a CDS encoding D-alanine--D-alanine ligase: MSKQDLILLYGGRSAEREVSVLSAESVMRAIDYQAFSVQTYFITQSGDFIQTQAFEEKPADDEKLMTNDTVDWSKKVAPSAIYKEGAVVFPVLHGPMGEDGSIQGFLEVLKMPYVGCGILASSVAMDKITTKRVLESAGIPQVPYVAVVEGDDLEEKIAAIEANLSYPVFTKPSNMGSSVGISKSENQTELRTALELAFKYDSRVLVEQGVNAREIEVGLLGNYDVKSTLPGEVVKDVAFYDYDAKYIDNKITMAIPAQLDPEVVKTMRTNAEKAFRAIGGLGLARCDFFYTDKGEIFLNELNTMPGFTQWSMYPLLWDNMGLNYTDLITKLVELGKEVFQKHEAHLL, encoded by the coding sequence AATCCTGTTGTATGGTGGACGTAGTGCAGAACGTGAAGTTTCTGTTCTTTCAGCAGAAAGCGTGATGCGCGCGATTGATTACCAAGCATTTTCGGTTCAAACCTACTTTATTACGCAGTCAGGAGACTTCATCCAGACGCAAGCTTTTGAAGAGAAACCAGCGGATGATGAGAAATTGATGACCAATGATACAGTGGACTGGTCTAAAAAAGTGGCACCATCTGCGATTTACAAGGAAGGAGCAGTGGTCTTTCCAGTTCTTCATGGACCAATGGGAGAAGATGGTTCCATTCAAGGCTTCTTAGAAGTCTTGAAGATGCCTTATGTTGGCTGTGGCATCCTAGCTTCCAGTGTTGCGATGGACAAGATCACGACCAAACGGGTCTTGGAGTCTGCAGGGATTCCACAAGTTCCTTATGTAGCTGTAGTGGAAGGCGATGACTTGGAAGAGAAAATTGCTGCAATTGAAGCCAATCTCTCTTATCCTGTCTTTACCAAACCATCCAATATGGGCTCTAGTGTTGGGATTTCAAAATCTGAAAACCAAACAGAACTTCGGACTGCTCTTGAATTAGCCTTTAAATACGATAGCCGTGTCTTAGTAGAGCAAGGGGTTAATGCGCGTGAGATTGAAGTTGGACTGCTTGGAAACTATGATGTGAAGAGCACCTTGCCAGGTGAAGTTGTGAAAGATGTGGCCTTCTATGATTATGATGCCAAATACATCGACAACAAAATTACCATGGCGATTCCAGCTCAATTGGATCCTGAGGTTGTGAAAACCATGCGGACCAACGCAGAAAAAGCCTTTCGTGCAATCGGTGGTCTGGGCTTGGCGCGTTGTGATTTCTTCTATACAGATAAAGGAGAGATCTTCTTAAACGAACTCAATACCATGCCAGGATTTACCCAATGGTCTATGTATCCTCTGCTTTGGGACAATATGGGACTCAACTATACAGATTTGATTACCAAGTTAGTAGAGCTTGGAAA